The Hymenobacter sp. 5317J-9 genome has a window encoding:
- a CDS encoding GNAT family N-acetyltransferase has product MSFPVLRDFQPGDQPIFRQLNEEWISRYFELEPADLKALDHPEDYILTPGGCILFAELDGEVVGTCALIKMADGCSYELAKMAVAPAAQGQQIGYQLGQAAIQRVRDLRGQRVYLESNAKLAPALALYRKLGFRDLAQPNPSPYARADVQMELLL; this is encoded by the coding sequence ATGTCTTTTCCGGTGCTGCGCGATTTCCAGCCGGGCGACCAGCCCATCTTCCGGCAGCTTAACGAAGAATGGATTTCCCGCTATTTCGAACTGGAGCCGGCCGACCTCAAGGCGCTCGACCATCCTGAAGACTATATTCTGACGCCGGGCGGCTGCATCCTCTTTGCTGAGCTGGATGGGGAAGTAGTGGGCACCTGCGCCCTGATTAAGATGGCCGACGGCTGCAGCTACGAGCTGGCCAAAATGGCCGTGGCGCCTGCTGCTCAGGGCCAGCAGATTGGCTACCAGCTAGGGCAGGCCGCCATTCAGCGGGTGCGCGACCTCCGCGGCCAGCGCGTGTACCTGGAAAGCAACGCCAAGCTGGCGCCAGCCCTTGCGCTGTACCGCAAGCTCGGTTTTAGGGACTTAGCGCAGCCCAATCCCTCGCCCTACGCCCGGGCCGATGTGCAGATGGAATTGCTCCTCTGA
- a CDS encoding serine hydrolase produces the protein MKHLVLISGLLFVLLLAGGRARAQSTPLYFPPLTGTTWASTTPASLGWCQTPLDSLIAFARRKGSKSLLILKDGRMVVEQYYGTYTADSAWYWASAGKSLTAALVGLAQQDGILSLSDSTSKYLGRWTSATRPQQRQIQIRHQLTMTTGLDDTPPAPCDNESTTPGCLLYLTTPATRWAYHTGAYRTLQDVLVQASGAATITQYTNQRLATRLGMTGLWLNDVYYSRARSMARFGLFILARGAWNGTQILDTAYFRRMTTPSQTLNRSYGYLWWLNGQPSYKLPGSQLTFPGAFTPAAPPDMIAALGKNDQKIYVVPSLGLVVVRQGNSAGPRTLAVSSFDNELWTRIMAVFCRPTATAAAADAAGFLAFPNPATEVLTLRQPAHAAATVRLTDALGREVWRRPAPGAETSVSVAALAPGLYAVQWLDAAGRVLMTRKVARQ, from the coding sequence ATGAAACACCTTGTACTTATTAGCGGCCTGCTTTTCGTCTTACTGCTCGCCGGTGGCCGCGCCCGGGCCCAGTCCACGCCGCTCTATTTCCCGCCCCTCACCGGCACCACCTGGGCCAGCACCACGCCCGCCAGCCTGGGCTGGTGCCAAACGCCGCTCGACTCGCTCATTGCCTTTGCCAGGCGCAAGGGCAGCAAGTCGCTGCTCATTCTGAAGGACGGGCGCATGGTGGTGGAGCAGTACTACGGCACCTACACCGCCGATTCGGCTTGGTACTGGGCCTCGGCGGGCAAGTCGCTCACGGCCGCGCTGGTGGGCCTGGCCCAGCAGGACGGCATCCTGAGCCTGAGCGACAGCACCTCCAAGTACCTCGGCCGCTGGACCAGCGCCACCCGCCCTCAGCAGCGCCAAATCCAGATTCGGCACCAGCTCACGATGACCACCGGGCTCGACGACACGCCGCCTGCGCCCTGCGACAACGAAAGCACCACGCCCGGCTGCCTGCTGTATCTCACCACGCCCGCCACGCGCTGGGCCTACCACACCGGTGCCTACCGCACCCTGCAAGACGTGCTGGTGCAGGCCAGCGGCGCCGCCACCATCACCCAATACACCAACCAGCGCCTCGCCACCCGCCTCGGCATGACCGGCCTATGGCTGAACGACGTGTATTACAGCCGCGCCCGCAGCATGGCCCGCTTCGGCCTGTTCATCCTGGCCCGCGGCGCCTGGAACGGCACGCAGATTCTCGACACCGCCTATTTCCGGCGCATGACCACGCCCAGCCAGACGCTCAACCGCAGCTACGGCTACCTCTGGTGGCTCAACGGCCAGCCCAGCTACAAGCTGCCCGGCTCCCAGCTCACTTTCCCCGGCGCCTTCACCCCCGCCGCGCCGCCCGACATGATTGCCGCCCTGGGCAAAAACGACCAGAAGATTTACGTGGTGCCCAGCCTGGGCCTAGTGGTGGTGCGCCAGGGCAACTCGGCCGGCCCGCGCACGCTGGCCGTGTCGTCGTTTGATAACGAGCTCTGGACAAGAATAATGGCCGTGTTCTGCCGGCCCACCGCCACGGCGGCCGCGGCCGATGCCGCCGGCTTCCTCGCTTTCCCCAATCCGGCCACCGAAGTTCTTACCCTGCGCCAGCCCGCCCACGCCGCCGCCACCGTGCGGCTAACCGATGCCCTGGGCCGCGAAGTGTGGCGCCGGCCCGCCCCCGGCGCCGAAACGTCCGTTTCCGTTGCCGCGCTGGCGCCGGGGCTCTACGCGGTGCAATGGCTGGACGCCGCCGGGCGGGTGCTGATGACGCGCAAGGTGGCCCGGCAGTAG
- a CDS encoding NADH-quinone oxidoreductase subunit M: MLTAVLLFLPLAAALLLLLTKGATARALALGASLLEFGLAAYAAFAFKATGSAGFNLDYAWIPSAGINFHVGMDGLSLLLVLLTTFLVPLILLSAFKHDYENPSAFYALVLFMQTGLLGVFTSLDTFLFYFFWEVALIPIYFLAGAWGGERRVAVTLKFFLYTVVGSLLMLAGFVYLYLQTGPAAGSLAAHSSELSAFYNLKLSASEQSWLFWLIFAAFAVKMPIFPFHTWQPDTYTESPAPATMLLSGIMLKMGIYGTMRWLLPVVPLGVSQWGKLVIILSVIGIIYGAIIAIRQRDVKRLIAYSSLSHVGLMAAGVFSLTQIGLQGATIQMLAHGVNVVGMFFIADAIERRTGTRHIPDLGGLTRRTPILSVCFLVMLLSTVALPLTGGFVGEFLLLAGVYQYNAWVGAIAGLTIIFSAVYLLRMFQRVMLGPDSSFSETITDLTGGELLILVPLIALVFWIGLFPGSFLHISEPAITGLLTQVGR, encoded by the coding sequence ATGCTGACTGCTGTCCTGCTTTTCCTCCCTTTGGCCGCCGCGCTGCTGCTGCTGCTCACCAAGGGAGCCACCGCCCGTGCCCTCGCGCTGGGCGCCTCGCTCCTCGAATTTGGCCTTGCCGCCTACGCCGCCTTCGCTTTTAAAGCCACCGGCTCGGCCGGCTTCAACCTCGACTACGCCTGGATTCCCTCGGCCGGCATCAACTTCCACGTCGGCATGGATGGCCTGAGCCTGCTGCTGGTGCTGCTCACCACCTTCCTGGTGCCGCTCATCCTGCTGAGCGCCTTTAAGCACGACTACGAGAACCCCTCCGCCTTCTACGCCCTCGTGCTGTTCATGCAGACGGGCCTGCTTGGGGTGTTCACCTCCCTCGACACCTTCCTGTTCTATTTCTTCTGGGAGGTGGCGCTGATTCCGATTTACTTCCTGGCCGGCGCCTGGGGCGGCGAGCGCCGCGTGGCCGTCACCCTCAAATTCTTCCTCTACACCGTGGTGGGCTCGCTGCTGATGCTGGCCGGCTTCGTGTACCTGTACCTGCAAACCGGCCCCGCCGCCGGCTCGCTGGCCGCCCACTCCTCGGAGCTATCGGCCTTCTACAACCTGAAGCTGAGCGCCTCGGAGCAGTCGTGGCTGTTCTGGCTGATTTTTGCGGCTTTCGCCGTAAAGATGCCCATCTTCCCCTTCCACACCTGGCAGCCCGACACGTATACCGAGTCGCCGGCTCCGGCCACCATGCTGCTTTCGGGCATCATGCTCAAAATGGGCATTTACGGCACCATGCGCTGGCTGTTGCCGGTGGTGCCGCTGGGCGTGAGCCAGTGGGGCAAGCTGGTCATCATCCTCTCGGTTATTGGCATCATCTACGGCGCCATCATCGCCATCCGCCAGCGCGACGTAAAGCGCCTCATCGCCTATTCCTCGCTCTCCCACGTGGGGCTGATGGCGGCCGGCGTGTTCTCGCTCACCCAGATTGGCCTGCAGGGCGCCACCATTCAGATGCTGGCCCACGGCGTGAACGTGGTGGGCATGTTCTTCATCGCCGACGCCATCGAGCGCCGCACCGGCACCCGCCACATTCCGGATTTGGGCGGCCTCACGCGCCGCACGCCCATCCTATCGGTGTGCTTCCTGGTAATGCTGCTCAGCACGGTGGCCCTGCCTCTCACGGGCGGCTTTGTGGGCGAGTTCCTGCTGCTGGCTGGCGTGTACCAGTACAATGCCTGGGTGGGCGCCATTGCGGGCCTCACCATCATTTTCTCGGCCGTGTACCTGCTGCGCATGTTCCAGCGCGTGATGCTGGGCCCCGATTCATCTTTCTCAGAAACCATCACCGACCTCACCGGCGGCGAACTGCTGATTCTAGTGCCGCTCATCGCGCTGGTGTTCTGGATTGGCTTGTTCCCGGGTTCGTTCCTGCACATTTCGGAGCCGGCCATCACGGGTTTACTCACGCAGGTCGGCCGTTAA
- a CDS encoding NADH-quinone oxidoreductase subunit N produces the protein MTSIILLSVFGILNLFLGFLRSNKVLLPGAMLLLLAVFGANYADWNAGHAPYFNNMLVVDNYTVAFTGIVLLTTIVLLPFSRSYVLEGDANLAEYYALLLFSLVGAIMMVGYDHLLMLFVGIEILSVCMYVLAGSRKRDSRSNEAALKYFLMGAFATGILLFGIALLYGATGTFALSQLATAIATPANASLQPMLYIGILMMIIGIGFKVSAAPFHFWTPDVYEGTPTFFTAFMSTVVKTAGFGAFLKLLAVALPAAQGFWMPTIQAMCALTLLLGNVGAAAQTSTKRMLAYSSVSHAGYLLIGLVASKGNLTGDAANGIFFYSLAYSIATIAAFGVVKLVVDHRQRDDYAGLNGLGKTNPLLAFVMTVSMLSLAGIPLTGGFFGKFFLLAAAAGQGYIGLVVFAVIMSMVGLYYYLRPLIAMYLRPAEGDATPVPVDGIQTATLAFLALLTIALGVAPGLLSGIL, from the coding sequence ATGACCTCCATCATTCTCCTCTCCGTCTTCGGCATCCTCAACCTGTTCCTGGGCTTCCTTCGCTCGAACAAGGTGCTGCTGCCCGGCGCCATGCTGCTGCTGCTGGCCGTGTTCGGGGCCAACTACGCTGACTGGAACGCCGGGCACGCCCCCTACTTCAATAACATGCTAGTGGTGGACAACTACACGGTGGCCTTCACGGGCATCGTGCTGCTCACCACCATCGTGCTGCTGCCCTTTTCGCGCAGCTACGTGCTAGAAGGCGACGCCAACCTGGCCGAGTACTACGCCCTGCTGCTGTTCTCGCTGGTGGGCGCCATCATGATGGTGGGCTACGACCACCTGCTGATGCTGTTTGTGGGCATCGAAATCCTGAGCGTGTGCATGTATGTGCTGGCCGGCTCGCGCAAGCGCGACTCGCGCAGCAACGAGGCCGCCCTAAAGTACTTCCTGATGGGTGCCTTTGCCACAGGCATCCTGCTTTTCGGTATTGCTCTGCTCTACGGCGCCACCGGCACCTTCGCTCTCTCGCAGCTCGCCACGGCCATTGCCACGCCGGCCAATGCCAGCCTGCAGCCCATGCTCTACATCGGCATCCTGATGATGATTATTGGCATCGGCTTCAAGGTATCGGCCGCGCCGTTCCACTTCTGGACGCCCGACGTGTACGAGGGCACGCCCACCTTCTTCACGGCTTTCATGAGCACCGTGGTGAAGACGGCCGGCTTCGGCGCCTTCCTCAAGTTGCTGGCCGTGGCCCTGCCCGCCGCCCAGGGCTTCTGGATGCCCACCATTCAAGCCATGTGCGCCCTCACGCTGCTACTCGGCAACGTGGGCGCCGCCGCCCAAACCAGCACCAAGCGCATGCTGGCCTATTCCAGCGTGAGCCACGCCGGCTACCTGCTCATCGGCCTCGTGGCCAGCAAGGGCAACCTGACCGGCGATGCCGCCAACGGTATTTTCTTCTACTCCCTGGCTTACTCCATCGCCACCATTGCCGCCTTCGGCGTGGTGAAGCTGGTGGTCGACCACCGTCAGCGCGACGACTACGCCGGCCTCAACGGCCTGGGCAAAACCAACCCGCTGCTGGCTTTTGTGATGACGGTTTCGATGCTGTCGCTGGCGGGAATTCCGCTGACGGGCGGCTTCTTCGGCAAGTTTTTCCTGCTGGCTGCGGCCGCGGGCCAAGGCTACATCGGCCTAGTCGTATTCGCCGTCATCATGAGCATGGTGGGCCTGTACTACTACCTGCGCCCACTCATCGCCATGTACCTGCGCCCGGCCGAAGGTGACGCCACGCCCGTGCCGGTGGATGGCATTCAGACCGCCACGCTGGCCTTTCTAGCGTTGCTCACCATCGCGCTGGGTGTGGCACCGGGCTTGTTGAGCGGCATCCTGTAA